The Edaphobacter sp. 12200R-103 genome contains a region encoding:
- the rplP gene encoding 50S ribosomal protein L16, with protein MLMPKKVKYRKQQRGRMTGKAWRGSDLSFGDYGLKVMECGYITDRQIEASRIAMTRFIKRGGKVWLRLFPDKPITKKPAETRMGKGKGAPDHWVCVVRPGRILFEMEGVNPEMAKEAMRLAAHKLPLKTTFVMRHDVVSTTAAK; from the coding sequence ATGTTGATGCCTAAGAAGGTGAAGTATCGCAAGCAGCAGCGCGGCCGGATGACCGGCAAGGCGTGGCGCGGCTCCGATCTTTCGTTCGGCGATTATGGCCTGAAGGTCATGGAGTGCGGGTATATCACCGACCGCCAGATTGAGGCCAGCCGTATCGCCATGACGCGCTTTATCAAGCGCGGCGGCAAGGTCTGGCTGCGTCTTTTCCCGGACAAGCCGATTACGAAGAAGCCGGCCGAAACCCGTATGGGTAAGGGCAAGGGAGCTCCGGATCATTGGGTTTGCGTTGTTCGTCCTGGCAGAATTCTGTTCGAGATGGAAGGCGTCAACCCCGAGATGGCCAAGGAGGCGATGCGCCTGGCCGCTCACAAGCTGCCGCTCAAGACGACCTTCGTGATGCGCCATGACGTGGTCAGCACGACGGCCGCCAAGTAA
- the rplC gene encoding 50S ribosomal protein L3 has protein sequence MSVQGILGKKVGMTQMFDEKGDVHPVTVLKAGPCVITQLKTLAKDGYDAAQIGYVDFVKASKVNKAMTGHFAKSNVPPVRVLREVAIDAPAAGESGEQADGVKAGDRVLVDIFADDKFVDIIGTSKGRGFAGVIRRHAFGGGPKSHGHMFQVQGSIGASSFPSRVFPGQRMPGHMGHEQVTIRNLRIRGIDLDDNLLMVEGAVPGPRDGYVLISKAKAPPRERRGFGGAGTIDPLKASKKASAKKK, from the coding sequence ATGTCAGTTCAGGGAATTCTCGGTAAGAAAGTCGGCATGACCCAGATGTTTGATGAGAAGGGTGATGTTCACCCGGTCACCGTTCTCAAGGCTGGCCCCTGCGTCATTACGCAGCTCAAGACTCTGGCAAAGGACGGCTATGATGCCGCCCAGATCGGATATGTCGATTTCGTCAAGGCATCCAAGGTTAACAAGGCCATGACCGGCCACTTCGCGAAGTCCAATGTTCCTCCGGTCCGCGTTCTCAGGGAGGTTGCGATCGATGCTCCCGCGGCAGGCGAAAGCGGCGAGCAGGCAGACGGTGTCAAGGCTGGAGACCGTGTCCTGGTGGATATCTTTGCGGACGATAAGTTTGTCGACATCATTGGAACTTCGAAGGGCCGTGGCTTTGCGGGTGTCATTCGCCGCCATGCTTTCGGAGGCGGCCCCAAGTCGCACGGCCATATGTTCCAGGTGCAGGGTTCGATCGGCGCCTCCTCGTTCCCGTCGCGTGTTTTTCCGGGACAGCGTATGCCTGGCCACATGGGCCATGAGCAGGTTACGATTCGCAATCTTCGCATCCGCGGCATCGATCTCGATGACAACCTGCTGATGGTTGAGGGAGCGGTTCCTGGACCTCGCGACGGTTATGTTCTGATCTCCAAGGCTAAGGCTCCGCCGCGTGAGCGTCGTGGCTTCGGCGGCGCCGGAACGATCGATCCTCTGAAGGCTTCGAAGAAGGCTTCCGCCAAGAAGAAGTAA
- the rpsS gene encoding 30S ribosomal protein S19 gives MARSTKKGPFIDDHLMTKITVMNQANDKKVLRTWSRRSTIHPDFVGHTIAVHNGRKFIPVYVTENMVGHKLGEFAATRTFKGHSAKTESAAKGR, from the coding sequence ATGGCACGTTCTACGAAAAAAGGTCCGTTTATTGACGACCACCTCATGACCAAGATCACGGTCATGAATCAGGCGAATGACAAGAAGGTGCTCCGCACCTGGTCGCGCCGCTCGACGATCCATCCGGACTTTGTCGGCCACACCATTGCGGTGCATAACGGCCGCAAGTTCATTCCGGTCTATGTGACGGAAAACATGGTCGGTCACAAGCTGGGTGAGTTTGCGGCGACCCGCACCTTCAAGGGCCACTCTGCCAAGACGGAGTCGGCTGCCAAGGGCAGGTAA
- the tuf gene encoding elongation factor Tu has product MAKEKFDRSKPHVNIGTIGHIDHGKTTLTAAITKVLSKHNPKNSFRSFDTIDNAPEERERGITIATSHVEYETANRHYAHVDCPGHADYIKNMITGAAQMDGAILVVAATDGPMPQTKEHVLLARQVGVPYIVVFLNKCDAVEDAELIDLVEMEVRELLSKYDFPGDDVPVIRGSALGALNGEKQWEDKIDELMQAVDDNVPQPDRMVDLPFLMPIEDIFSISGRGTVVTGRIERGKVKVGEPVQIVGFRDTQNTTVTGVEMFKKQLDEGLAGDNAGLLLRGTAKEDVERGMVLAKPGSITPHTVFKGEVYVLSKEEGGRHTPFFNGYRPQFYFRTTDVTGSAKLPEGTEMVMPGDNIQLEITLHTPVAMEKGLRFAIREGGRTVGAGTISEIIK; this is encoded by the coding sequence GCAAGACGACGCTGACGGCGGCGATCACGAAGGTGTTGTCCAAGCACAACCCGAAGAACAGCTTCCGTTCGTTTGATACGATCGACAACGCTCCTGAGGAGCGTGAGCGTGGTATCACGATTGCGACCTCGCACGTGGAGTACGAGACGGCGAACCGCCACTATGCCCACGTGGACTGCCCTGGCCACGCCGACTACATCAAGAACATGATCACGGGAGCGGCGCAGATGGACGGCGCGATCCTGGTGGTGGCGGCGACCGACGGCCCGATGCCCCAGACCAAGGAGCACGTTCTGCTGGCCCGCCAGGTAGGCGTACCGTACATCGTTGTGTTCCTGAACAAGTGCGATGCGGTTGAGGATGCGGAGCTGATCGACCTGGTGGAGATGGAAGTTCGCGAGCTTCTGTCGAAGTATGACTTCCCCGGCGACGACGTTCCTGTGATTCGCGGTTCGGCTCTTGGAGCCCTGAACGGCGAGAAGCAGTGGGAAGACAAGATCGACGAGCTGATGCAGGCTGTGGACGACAACGTTCCTCAGCCGGACCGCATGGTCGACCTTCCGTTCCTGATGCCGATCGAAGACATCTTCTCGATCTCGGGCCGTGGAACTGTGGTGACGGGCCGTATCGAGCGTGGCAAGGTGAAGGTAGGCGAGCCGGTTCAGATCGTGGGCTTCCGCGACACGCAGAACACGACGGTGACGGGCGTTGAGATGTTCAAGAAGCAGCTGGACGAGGGTCTTGCAGGCGACAATGCCGGACTTCTTCTGCGCGGTACGGCAAAGGAAGACGTGGAGCGCGGCATGGTTCTGGCCAAGCCGGGATCGATCACGCCGCACACGGTGTTCAAGGGTGAGGTTTACGTGTTGAGCAAGGAAGAAGGCGGACGTCACACTCCGTTCTTCAACGGCTACCGTCCGCAGTTCTACTTCCGCACGACGGACGTAACGGGCTCGGCGAAGCTTCCTGAGGGCACCGAGATGGTGATGCCTGGCGACAACATCCAGCTGGAGATCACGCTGCACACCCCGGTGGCCATGGAGAAGGGCCTGCGCTTCGCCATCCGCGAAGGCGGACGCACCGTAGGCGCCGGTACCATCTCCGAAATCATCAAGTAA
- the rpsQ gene encoding 30S ribosomal protein S17, producing the protein MAETTNKPEAAEQASTRRNEKVGLVVSTKMQKTIVVEIEMRKAHPKYKRVIKSNKKFYAHDEQNSARVGDVVRIREARPLSKLKRWTLEEIVRRSSLAQLADEKAPVAEA; encoded by the coding sequence ATGGCAGAGACCACAAACAAGCCCGAAGCCGCCGAGCAGGCCTCCACTCGCCGTAACGAGAAGGTAGGTCTGGTAGTTTCGACCAAGATGCAGAAGACCATCGTCGTCGAGATCGAGATGCGTAAGGCGCATCCCAAGTACAAGCGCGTGATCAAGTCGAACAAGAAGTTCTACGCGCACGATGAGCAGAACTCGGCCCGTGTGGGCGATGTGGTTCGCATTCGCGAGGCTCGTCCTCTGTCGAAGCTGAAGCGCTGGACGCTGGAAGAGATCGTCCGCCGCAGCTCGCTGGCTCAGCTTGCCGACGAGAAGGCCCCTGTAGCCGAAGCTTAA
- the rpmC gene encoding 50S ribosomal protein L29, with amino-acid sequence MELDKIRNLSDDELKNEQNKAAEQLFRIRFQKSLGNTEGIKKLRGLKLDIARIKTIARERELAGGGAAVASAPVKSTRKKAKKD; translated from the coding sequence ATGGAACTCGATAAGATTCGTAACCTCAGTGACGATGAGCTCAAGAACGAGCAGAACAAGGCTGCCGAACAGCTGTTCCGCATTCGCTTTCAGAAGAGCCTGGGAAACACCGAGGGCATCAAGAAGCTGCGGGGTCTGAAGCTGGACATCGCCCGTATCAAGACGATTGCCCGCGAGCGCGAGCTTGCTGGCGGCGGTGCCGCTGTTGCCTCCGCTCCTGTGAAGAGCACTCGCAAGAAAGCAAAGAAGGATTAA
- the rpsH gene encoding 30S ribosomal protein S8, translating to MNLTDPVADFLTRIRNSIRARHQKLDVPASRLKAEIARILKDEGYIANYKAVEENGQRLLRVYLKYGANNEAAIRDLQRVSRPGCRVYVGRDEIRRVQGGLGISIMTTPKGVMTGRQARREGVGGEILCEVW from the coding sequence ATGAATCTCACCGATCCAGTAGCAGACTTTTTGACCCGCATTCGCAACTCCATCCGTGCTCGTCACCAGAAGCTGGACGTTCCCGCTTCCCGTTTGAAGGCAGAGATCGCCCGCATTCTCAAGGACGAGGGCTACATCGCCAACTACAAGGCGGTTGAAGAGAATGGCCAACGACTTCTGCGTGTGTATCTGAAGTACGGCGCGAACAATGAGGCTGCGATTCGCGATCTGCAGCGTGTCTCCCGTCCCGGCTGCCGCGTCTACGTTGGACGTGATGAGATTCGTCGTGTTCAGGGCGGCTTGGGTATCTCGATCATGACCACTCCGAAGGGTGTCATGACTGGTCGTCAGGCGCGTCGTGAAGGTGTTGGCGGAGAGATTCTCTGCGAGGTCTGGTAG
- the rpsJ gene encoding 30S ribosomal protein S10 translates to MAGQRIRIRLKAYDYRVLDTSTGEIVETAKRTGAQVAGPIPLPTMKNKYCVLRSPHVDKKSREAFEIRTHKRLIDILEPTQQTVDALMKLDLPAGVDVEIKTVQK, encoded by the coding sequence ATGGCAGGACAGAGGATCAGGATTCGTTTGAAGGCTTATGACTACCGCGTACTCGACACCTCCACAGGAGAGATCGTCGAGACGGCAAAGCGCACCGGAGCGCAGGTTGCAGGGCCGATTCCTCTGCCGACGATGAAGAACAAGTATTGCGTTCTCCGTTCGCCGCACGTTGATAAGAAGTCGCGCGAGGCATTCGAGATACGGACCCACAAGCGTCTCATCGATATTCTCGAGCCCACGCAGCAGACGGTGGATGCGCTAATGAAGCTCGACCTGCCGGCAGGTGTGGATGTAGAGATCAAGACGGTCCAGAAGTAA
- the rplB gene encoding 50S ribosomal protein L2, with the protein MPIKSFRPITPSLRFTTTLRNDDLTTDKPHKPLLAVKQRTGGRNSTGALTIRHHGGGHKKKLRIIDFKRDKFGVPATVKTIEYDPNRSSRIALVAYVDGEKRYILQPVGLKVGQSIMSGPEADILVGNALPLKNIPAGTTVHNIELRPGKGAQMARSAGSSAQLVAKEGDYALLKLPSGETRRVLVDCMATVGQVGNTDHENVTIGKAGRNRWKGIRPTNRGVSMNPVDHPHGGGEGKTSGGRHPVTPWGQPTRGYKTRNNKRTDVFIVNRRSK; encoded by the coding sequence ATGCCGATCAAATCCTTTAGACCGATTACACCCTCGCTGCGATTTACCACGACGCTGCGGAACGACGATCTGACAACGGATAAGCCACACAAGCCGTTGCTGGCCGTCAAGCAGCGCACCGGCGGGCGCAACTCCACCGGCGCCCTGACGATTCGTCATCACGGCGGCGGACACAAGAAGAAGCTGCGCATCATTGACTTCAAGCGCGACAAGTTTGGGGTTCCGGCGACCGTCAAGACCATCGAGTACGATCCCAACCGCAGCTCACGCATTGCTCTCGTCGCTTATGTGGACGGTGAAAAGCGCTACATCCTCCAGCCGGTTGGCTTGAAGGTAGGCCAGTCCATTATGAGCGGTCCCGAGGCCGACATCCTGGTAGGCAATGCGCTTCCGCTCAAGAACATCCCTGCAGGTACGACGGTCCACAACATCGAGCTTCGTCCCGGCAAGGGTGCTCAGATGGCTCGCTCCGCCGGTTCTTCTGCTCAACTGGTTGCAAAGGAAGGCGATTACGCTCTCCTGAAGCTGCCCTCCGGCGAAACCCGCCGTGTGCTCGTGGATTGCATGGCCACCGTTGGCCAGGTCGGGAACACTGACCATGAGAATGTGACCATCGGCAAGGCTGGACGCAATCGCTGGAAGGGAATTCGCCCGACCAACCGCGGTGTCTCGATGAATCCGGTCGACCACCCGCACGGTGGTGGTGAGGGTAAGACCTCCGGTGGCCGTCACCCTGTGACCCCATGGGGCCAGCCGACGCGCGGATACAAGACACGCAACAACAAGCGGACCGATGTGTTCATCGTCAACCGCCGCAGCAAGTAA
- the rplE gene encoding 50S ribosomal protein L5 produces the protein MASRFREKYEKEVKPALAKELNIENVMAIPKLEKIVVNMGLGEATQNVKIMDPLVADLASITGQKPVTTKAKKSIAAFKVREGMPIGAMVTLRGDAMYEFLDRLISIALPRVRDFRGVSSKSFDGRGNYTLGLRDQLIFAEIDYAKVDKIKGMNVTIVTTAQDDNGARALLRGFGMPFRQGA, from the coding sequence ATGGCTTCACGTTTCAGAGAGAAGTACGAGAAAGAGGTCAAGCCCGCGCTCGCCAAGGAGCTCAACATCGAGAATGTCATGGCGATCCCGAAGCTTGAGAAGATCGTCGTGAACATGGGATTGGGGGAAGCGACCCAGAACGTCAAGATCATGGATCCTCTGGTCGCTGATCTTGCTTCGATCACCGGTCAGAAGCCGGTGACCACGAAGGCAAAGAAGTCCATCGCAGCCTTCAAGGTTCGCGAGGGAATGCCCATCGGTGCGATGGTCACCCTGCGGGGCGACGCGATGTACGAGTTCCTGGATCGCCTGATCTCGATCGCTCTTCCCCGTGTCCGCGACTTCCGCGGTGTATCTTCCAAGAGCTTCGATGGACGCGGAAACTACACACTTGGTCTTCGCGACCAGCTGATCTTCGCCGAGATCGACTACGCGAAGGTGGACAAGATCAAGGGCATGAACGTTACCATCGTGACCACTGCCCAGGACGACAACGGCGCCCGCGCACTACTAAGGGGATTCGGTATGCCGTTCCGCCAGGGAGCGTAA
- the rplF gene encoding 50S ribosomal protein L6: protein MSRIGKKPIALPSGVKYTVNGNTVLVEGPKGKVTALLPGGIKLVEKDGALLAERENDKQAAFHGLARALVFNAVQGVTAGWTKELDIVGIGYRVEMKGKGTVVFTLGYSHPIEFPLPSGIDVAIDPKQTHITISGIDRQKVGQVAADMRALRKPDPYKNKGVRYTGEKLKKKVGKTGAK from the coding sequence ATGTCTCGTATTGGCAAGAAGCCGATTGCTCTTCCTTCCGGTGTCAAGTACACCGTGAATGGCAACACCGTTCTGGTTGAGGGGCCAAAGGGCAAAGTGACTGCGCTGCTTCCCGGCGGCATCAAGCTCGTTGAGAAGGACGGAGCTCTGCTGGCTGAGCGTGAGAACGATAAGCAGGCTGCCTTTCATGGCTTGGCTCGTGCCCTGGTCTTCAATGCTGTCCAAGGTGTGACGGCTGGGTGGACCAAGGAGCTTGACATCGTCGGTATTGGTTACCGTGTCGAGATGAAGGGGAAGGGTACGGTCGTATTTACCCTCGGGTATTCCCACCCCATCGAGTTTCCTCTGCCCTCGGGTATCGATGTCGCGATTGACCCCAAACAGACCCATATCACCATCTCCGGTATCGACCGTCAGAAGGTCGGCCAGGTCGCTGCGGACATGCGCGCGTTGCGCAAGCCTGATCCGTACAAGAATAAAGGTGTCCGCTATACCGGCGAGAAGCTGAAGAAGAAGGTCGGTAAGACGGGCGCGAAGTAA
- the rpmD gene encoding 50S ribosomal protein L30: MAETKAKIKLQYFRSKIATPEKHKLVVKGLGFTRLNQIVEREDTPSIRGMVAKVPHLVRIVE; this comes from the coding sequence ATGGCAGAGACAAAAGCCAAAATCAAGCTGCAGTACTTCCGCTCGAAGATCGCTACCCCGGAGAAGCACAAGCTCGTCGTCAAGGGCCTTGGCTTTACCCGGCTGAACCAGATCGTTGAGCGCGAGGATACGCCATCCATTCGTGGAATGGTGGCAAAGGTTCCACATCTCGTCCGTATCGTCGAGTAG
- the rpsC gene encoding 30S ribosomal protein S3: protein MGQKVHPYGFRLGVNKPWKSRWFVERGYDKLLVEDVKLKAELRDKLKAAGVSSVEVERPGNKLRLIIRTARPGIIIGRKGAEIDKLKADIQKRTNREVFVDILEVNKPELDAQLVAENIALQLEKRVSFRRAMRKSVDSALRFGCKGIKVRVSGRLNGNEIARSEWYLQGRLPLHTLRADIDYGFAEAKTTYGVIGVKTWIYRGDIYEQKKRRDQGTTAGVFTS, encoded by the coding sequence ATGGGACAGAAAGTCCATCCGTATGGGTTTCGCCTCGGCGTAAACAAGCCGTGGAAGTCGCGCTGGTTCGTCGAGCGCGGCTATGACAAGCTGCTGGTCGAGGACGTCAAGCTCAAGGCCGAGCTGCGCGACAAGCTCAAGGCCGCCGGTGTCAGCTCGGTTGAGGTGGAGCGTCCCGGAAATAAGCTGCGCCTGATCATCCGGACGGCTCGTCCTGGGATCATCATCGGCCGCAAGGGCGCCGAGATCGACAAGCTCAAGGCCGATATCCAGAAGCGCACCAACCGCGAGGTGTTTGTCGACATCCTCGAGGTGAACAAGCCTGAGCTTGACGCTCAGCTGGTTGCCGAGAACATCGCTCTGCAGCTCGAAAAGCGCGTCAGCTTCCGTCGCGCGATGCGTAAGTCGGTAGATTCGGCCCTGCGCTTCGGCTGCAAGGGAATCAAGGTTCGCGTCTCGGGCCGTCTGAACGGAAACGAGATTGCGCGGTCGGAGTGGTATCTGCAGGGGCGGCTTCCATTGCATACGTTGCGCGCCGATATCGACTATGGTTTTGCCGAAGCCAAGACTACCTATGGTGTCATCGGCGTCAAGACCTGGATCTATCGCGGAGATATCTACGAGCAGAAGAAGCGTCGCGACCAGGGTACTACGGCAGGGGTATTTACTTCGTAA
- the rpsE gene encoding 30S ribosomal protein S5, which translates to MAIRKKIDANRLNLKDQVVSINRVTKVVKGGKNMSFAALVVIGDPAEGVVGYGSGKAKEVPQAIRKGIEAAKKNLFKVNLTDTSIPHQVLGHYGAGQVMLKPAPEGTGVIAGGTVRAVMTSAGVQNVLTKSIGTKNPHNVIKATFDALTQLRSRTEVAALRGKAEEEL; encoded by the coding sequence ATGGCAATACGGAAAAAGATCGACGCGAACCGCCTCAATCTGAAAGATCAGGTTGTCAGCATCAATCGCGTTACCAAGGTTGTAAAGGGTGGTAAGAATATGTCCTTCGCTGCCCTGGTCGTTATCGGCGACCCGGCGGAAGGCGTGGTGGGTTATGGCTCGGGGAAGGCCAAGGAGGTTCCGCAGGCGATCCGCAAGGGGATCGAGGCTGCCAAGAAGAATCTCTTCAAGGTCAACCTGACCGATACCTCGATTCCGCACCAGGTGCTGGGCCACTATGGCGCGGGTCAGGTGATGCTCAAGCCGGCTCCCGAAGGTACCGGTGTGATCGCCGGAGGAACGGTTCGCGCCGTGATGACCTCCGCTGGCGTGCAGAACGTCCTTACCAAGTCCATCGGCACCAAGAACCCGCACAACGTCATCAAGGCCACCTTCGATGCGCTCACCCAGCTTCGCAGCAGGACGGAAGTGGCTGCGCTGCGTGGCAAGGCCGAAGAAGAACTGTAA
- the rplR gene encoding 50S ribosomal protein L18, with amino-acid sequence MITPRKRDVIRKRVHTRIREKLAGTAERPRLNVYRSLNHIYTQVIDDSTGATIASASTISKKGEGRKTGGNVAAAVEVGKLIAQRAQEKGVKRVVFDRGGYLYHGRIKALADAAREAGLEF; translated from the coding sequence ATGATTACACCTCGCAAGCGCGACGTTATCCGCAAGCGCGTTCATACGCGCATTCGTGAGAAGCTGGCCGGGACCGCGGAGCGTCCCCGTCTGAATGTCTATCGTTCCCTGAACCATATCTATACTCAGGTGATCGACGACTCGACAGGGGCCACGATTGCCTCTGCTTCCACGATCAGCAAAAAGGGTGAGGGAAGAAAGACTGGCGGCAATGTTGCAGCGGCTGTTGAAGTCGGCAAGCTGATTGCGCAGAGAGCTCAGGAGAAGGGCGTCAAGAGGGTCGTGTTCGATCGTGGCGGTTATCTCTATCACGGCCGCATCAAGGCTTTGGCCGACGCAGCTCGCGAGGCGGGTCTGGAGTTCTAG
- a CDS encoding type Z 30S ribosomal protein S14: MATTAKRVKDAKKPKFKSRQHNRCQLCGRPRAFLRKFGVCRLCFRSLALKGEIPGVVKSSW, translated from the coding sequence ATGGCAACTACAGCGAAGCGCGTCAAGGACGCAAAGAAGCCGAAGTTTAAGTCCCGTCAGCACAACCGCTGCCAGCTCTGCGGTCGTCCTCGCGCCTTCCTTCGCAAGTTCGGCGTCTGCCGTCTCTGCTTCCGTTCGCTCGCCCTCAAGGGGGAGATCCCGGGCGTCGTGAAGTCGAGCTGGTAA
- the rplV gene encoding 50S ribosomal protein L22: MAKAAEKTKEFRAEARFQRTSPQKAKLVLDLIKGLRVEQAINTVHFSNKRIAPAVEKVLRSAIQNANYLSQEQGLDVDVDNLYVKSAVANEGPRMKRIRPAPMGRAFRYQRRLAHIIVTVAEKNKPVEAETGEASASAAKKSSKKTAAKKTAAKKAPAKKTAAKKTATKKAAK, encoded by the coding sequence ATGGCTAAGGCAGCAGAAAAGACAAAAGAGTTCCGCGCGGAGGCAAGATTCCAGCGCACCAGCCCGCAGAAGGCGAAGCTCGTCCTGGACCTGATCAAGGGACTCCGTGTGGAGCAGGCGATCAACACGGTCCATTTCAGTAACAAACGCATTGCCCCGGCGGTCGAAAAGGTTCTGCGGTCCGCGATTCAGAATGCAAATTATCTCTCGCAGGAGCAGGGCCTCGACGTGGATGTCGACAATCTCTACGTCAAGTCGGCTGTCGCCAACGAGGGACCGCGCATGAAGCGGATCCGCCCCGCCCCTATGGGCCGTGCATTCCGTTATCAGCGCCGCCTCGCTCACATCATCGTGACCGTTGCCGAGAAGAATAAACCTGTTGAAGCGGAGACAGGGGAGGCCTCGGCGTCTGCGGCGAAGAAGTCTTCCAAGAAGACCGCGGCCAAGAAAACTGCAGCGAAGAAGGCTCCGGCCAAGAAGACTGCTGCAAAGAAGACGGCGACGAAGAAAGCTGCAAAGTAA
- the rplX gene encoding 50S ribosomal protein L24 codes for MKIKRNDVVEVIAGKDKGKRGRVLRVIAGKDRLLVEHVMIVKKHLKPNPQRNIKGGIAEQEAPIHISNVMLVDGEGNKTRVGARIEGDKKVRVSKASGNVIADRKK; via the coding sequence ATGAAGATCAAGCGCAACGACGTGGTGGAGGTCATCGCCGGCAAGGATAAGGGAAAGCGTGGCCGTGTTCTGCGCGTCATCGCCGGCAAGGATCGCCTTCTGGTTGAGCACGTGATGATCGTGAAGAAGCATCTCAAGCCGAATCCGCAGCGCAACATCAAGGGCGGTATCGCTGAGCAGGAAGCTCCGATTCATATCTCCAACGTGATGCTGGTCGATGGCGAGGGCAACAAGACCCGCGTTGGAGCCCGGATCGAAGGCGATAAGAAGGTTCGTGTTTCGAAGGCAAGCGGCAACGTAATTGCCGACCGGAAGAAGTAA
- the rplD gene encoding 50S ribosomal protein L4 has translation MANINVVNLGGTKVGEFELADAVFAGEINDALLWESVKHYRAALRQGTAATKNRKLVSGAGKKLWKQKGTGRARVGSIRTPLWRGGGTVHGPQPRSYEYAFPQKKLMGALRSAITAKIQEGKITIVDSFEVSEAKTKLYRQALDKLEAGKTTLLVETSKKLDEKLYLGSRNLAGVELVLSSEVHPYDLLRYEHAVFSKDAIEALQETLKKYVSKRKTASDKEVA, from the coding sequence ATGGCAAATATCAACGTAGTCAATCTCGGCGGGACCAAGGTCGGCGAGTTCGAACTCGCCGACGCGGTCTTCGCGGGAGAGATCAATGACGCTCTGCTCTGGGAGTCGGTTAAGCACTATCGCGCAGCACTTCGCCAGGGAACAGCAGCAACCAAGAACCGCAAGCTGGTATCGGGTGCTGGCAAGAAGCTCTGGAAGCAGAAGGGAACAGGCCGTGCACGCGTCGGTTCCATCCGCACTCCGCTCTGGCGTGGCGGCGGTACGGTCCACGGACCTCAGCCGCGCAGCTACGAGTATGCCTTCCCCCAGAAGAAGCTGATGGGCGCCCTCCGGTCTGCCATTACGGCAAAGATCCAGGAAGGCAAGATCACCATCGTCGACTCGTTTGAGGTCTCCGAGGCGAAGACCAAGCTCTATCGCCAGGCCCTCGACAAGCTCGAAGCTGGCAAGACGACTCTTCTGGTTGAAACCAGCAAGAAGCTCGACGAGAAGCTCTATCTCGGATCCCGCAACCTTGCAGGCGTGGAGTTGGTGCTGAGCTCTGAAGTTCACCCCTACGACCTGCTCCGTTACGAGCACGCCGTCTTCTCGAAGGACGCCATCGAGGCCCTCCAGGAGACGTTGAAGAAATATGTTTCGAAGCGTAAGACCGCTTCCGATAAGGAGGTCGCGTAA
- a CDS encoding 50S ribosomal protein L23, translating into MPTLYTVIRRPLITEKGMGIKETQSTLVFEVAENATKTEVKQAVETLFKVKVAAVRTAVVEGKERRRGRFAGYRPDWKKAYVRLKAGEKMPEYIDSL; encoded by the coding sequence ATGCCGACCCTGTATACCGTCATTCGCCGCCCCCTGATTACCGAGAAGGGGATGGGCATCAAGGAGACCCAGAGCACGTTGGTCTTTGAAGTTGCAGAGAATGCAACCAAGACCGAGGTGAAGCAGGCCGTCGAGACTCTCTTCAAGGTCAAGGTAGCCGCTGTTCGCACAGCAGTCGTCGAAGGCAAGGAGCGTCGCCGTGGCCGGTTCGCCGGTTATCGTCCAGACTGGAAGAAGGCGTACGTTCGCCTGAAGGCTGGCGAGAAGATGCCGGAATATATCGACAGTCTCTAA
- the rplN gene encoding 50S ribosomal protein L14 — protein sequence MAVQMRTILDVADNSGARKLQVILPLGGGLGKIAGLGDVVTAAVKEAAPDGTVKKGKVVKAVIVRTRKESRRKDGTYIRFDQNAAVVINDAMEPVGTRVFGPVARELREKKFLKIVSLAPEVI from the coding sequence ATGGCAGTACAGATGAGAACAATTCTTGACGTGGCCGATAACTCCGGCGCACGCAAGCTGCAGGTGATCCTGCCTCTCGGCGGTGGCCTGGGTAAGATCGCTGGCCTGGGTGACGTTGTGACCGCGGCAGTCAAGGAAGCCGCTCCCGACGGAACCGTAAAGAAGGGGAAGGTTGTGAAGGCCGTGATCGTGCGCACTCGCAAGGAGAGCCGTCGCAAGGATGGCACTTACATCCGCTTCGATCAGAACGCGGCTGTCGTGATCAATGACGCGATGGAACCGGTTGGAACCCGTGTCTTCGGTCCTGTTGCCCGTGAGCTTCGCGAGAAGAAGTTTCTCAAGATCGTGTCGCTTGCACCCGAGGTTATCTAA